Genomic window (Magnolia sinica isolate HGM2019 chromosome 10, MsV1, whole genome shotgun sequence):
TGTGCCAAGCTCAATttagttcgactcatgtacaactctaattggATTGGAGGTTTGTTAGAACAAGTGCACTAATTTTTATAAATTATGAAACTACCCTTGTAGTGAGAATGCCCTTTCAGCATGAAAGTGTTCACAAATAAAAGGATGAAATGGTTAAGCTGATATAATTTTGGGGACTGCGGATTTAGGACTGGGgcttttacaatttagattgttatgATTTGACTTAATACATGCCAGGTGTGCAATATGACAGTGCTTGTGCATCAACCATTATAGTCTACCAGAGCATCTATACCATACATTTCACAGCATGGACGATTCATATCATTTGATTACTCAACATGTGGGCCCAGTGGGCAGCGACGCTGGGCTTCCAGCATTTACCAAAAACACCCTACTTAATTTAACTACCGTTGGAGAAATTACTTAAATTGAAGAGGTAGCTTAGTGAAAAGCTTATTAAAAAAGGAAGCGGAATGTAAATTCAATAATATTAAGgtagaattttataaaattctctTTGCTATGTGCTCTAAAATTCAAACGGTCTCCTCCCACCTAACACAAAATTCAGCTCTGTGAAGATCTTTCCTATTTCCAGCTGGGGATTAGAAACGTACAATGGAGTCTACGGAAGATTTGTGTGCCTCCGCCTTCGAGTTTTTGTCGGAGAACGGCGACCCACGGTCCGACCATGCATTCAAAACTGCTTCATAATTCAATTTCAGGCACAAACCAGGCTGCAAATTCTCTTCAGAAGGGCCAAGATCCTGCAAGTCATCTTCTTCtgccatcatcttcttcttcttcttcttgctcttcttcttcttctctgtaACTTTGAATTTGGGAGAGATATCTGAAACCTCAACAGTCGAATTTCTCCACCAATCCCCATCCTCTACCTGTTTCAGTGCCCTCACATTCCTTCCAAACCCAAACGCAAATTCAAAGTTCCCACCAAAAGCAAGGCCCATCAGATTCCAGTAATGAGCATTGGTCTGAGACTGGCTGCCGCCGCCGAAATCATAGGAATTACCATGAGAATCGTTGTTTACGCTGAGATTCCCGATGATGCTATCAATGCCCTCTTCAATCTCCTCATCGAGGATTGACTCTGCGCCGAAATCCTCCTCATAACCATCATGCTGCCCGTTTGGAGAACTTGGAAGGCAATCAGTGCCAGTTACGCCGGGGTGGGGCTTATTGCTGGAACTCTTGGGGTTGGGCTCAATTCTGGAAGTTGGTTTTTCAGGGACTGATCGGCTAAGCAGGAAACCGGCATTGTCGAGAGAAGGCAATGGTGGGAGCAGCTCAGAGGATTCAGTGAAAGAGTCATATGATCTTGTGTGTTTACAGAGTTTTGCAAGATTTTTAGTCGAGAAGATGTTGGGATAGATTGTGGAGAGGAGAGCAGCTGCTTCAGTATAGGTTTGATTGGGACGCTTCCGAGGGGTTCTTGGTTTGCGGGTCGAGATAGTGAGGGGAGAATTGCTCGATTCAGAGAGAGTGGAGGAGGGAGAAGAAGATTGGGAAGAGCATGCTATCAACGGAGACGGGGATTTTACAAGGTCGAGATTGAAACCATAGGTTCGTCCGCCTCCTGGGTTTAAACAGGAAGACATTTGCAGTAGTCGAAAGTGGAGAACTCTATGCTTATGGCAGAAGTCGACAGAACAGGGGAGATTCAGAAAACTTAAGAAAGATGGAATTACAACAATCCGAATTCAACTTTTCAAGGTCTGTAATGACTAGAAATAGCTGGAATTCAATGCCTGAAACTCCAAACCCATCTTTTGGACACTGAAAAATCAAAATCCAGCTGAAATACCAAAAAGCCAAAAACACTTTTCAGTTCTGGCTCCAGTAAGCTGCAACACTTCATGAAAACAGAGTTCTCACCAAAGATTTGGcctttaaccaaaaaaaaaaaaaaactccccaaATTTTAAGAAGACAATTTCAAGTTGAAAATCAGATTTGCAACAAGAAAAACGAAGCTTATAAAACCCCAAAATTCTTAGAAGATGATGAAATTCAGATTTGCAACAGGAAAAGGGAATATACCAGGAAAAAGCAAACACCAAAAACCTAAGAAGACAATTTCAAGTTGAATGATGGAAACAGAGGAAGCTTATAACACCCTCAAAATCCTAAAAAATCCCAACTCAAATCCAATAATTCAGCCACTTCAGAATCTTCAAAAACCCATCTGGAGCTCAATCAAATAGGTCTGGAACATTAAAATCTGGAGTATTTTTCAGGACACAAAACCTACAACACAAGGGATACCGCTAAAACCCAAAAACCCTCAAAACCCGATTCAAGATGGAGCAACCCAAAATCAGAAAATTGAAATCTCTATAATCCCAAAaaccaaattcaaattcaaacaaGTCAAGAACAAGAAACCCAG
Coding sequences:
- the LOC131217278 gene encoding protein CHLOROPLAST IMPORT APPARATUS 2-like, which encodes MSSCLNPGGGRTYGFNLDLVKSPSPLIACSSQSSSPSSTLSESSNSPLTISTRKPRTPRKRPNQTYTEAAALLSTIYPNIFSTKNLAKLCKHTRSYDSFTESSELLPPLPSLDNAGFLLSRSVPEKPTSRIEPNPKSSSNKPHPGVTGTDCLPSSPNGQHDGYEEDFGAESILDEEIEEGIDSIIGNLSVNNDSHGNSYDFGGGSQSQTNAHYWNLMGLAFGGNFEFAFGFGRNVRALKQVEDGDWWRNSTVEVSDISPKFKVTEKKKKSKKKKKKMMAEEDDLQDLGPSEENLQPGLCLKLNYEAVLNAWSDRGSPFSDKNSKAEAHKSSVDSIVRF